Proteins co-encoded in one Pyxidicoccus xibeiensis genomic window:
- a CDS encoding major royal jelly family protein, which translates to MGFLKLVGGVVTLLLLAALGMRLRYGGGEPYPDVSGMPLLPDSALEVAAVSQEPVGNVAASSTGRLFFTIHPESRPEGAKLMEWVDGKPVPFPALALQAKLLETPLGITIDRRDWLWVIDHGNHGMGMPRLLAFELATGHVAHEFAFPPDVAPPGSFLQDLRVDAKGETVFIADVAFWRKSPGLVVYDVTAKRARRVLDGHASVLPRDYIIRNPIKDMVFFGGLAALKAGVDGIAVDPADEWVWFAAMNHDTMHRVRTADLRDASLSAAELEKRVQAVGRKPLNDGLSADAEGNVLITDVEHGAVLRMSPDGRLETLVKSPRIRWADALSHGPDGWLYVADSAIPHQMLQSKAHIAANAPYFIYRFKPGIAGVAGM; encoded by the coding sequence TCGCCGCGCTGGGCATGCGCCTGCGCTACGGGGGCGGTGAGCCGTATCCGGATGTGTCGGGCATGCCGCTGCTGCCGGACAGCGCGCTGGAGGTGGCGGCGGTGAGCCAGGAGCCGGTGGGCAACGTGGCGGCGTCGTCCACGGGGCGCCTGTTCTTCACCATCCACCCGGAGAGCCGGCCGGAGGGCGCGAAGCTGATGGAGTGGGTGGACGGCAAGCCGGTGCCGTTCCCCGCCCTCGCGCTCCAGGCGAAGCTGCTCGAGACGCCGCTGGGCATCACCATCGACCGGCGGGACTGGCTGTGGGTCATCGACCACGGCAACCACGGCATGGGCATGCCCCGGCTGCTGGCCTTCGAGCTGGCCACGGGGCATGTGGCCCACGAGTTCGCCTTCCCGCCGGACGTGGCGCCGCCGGGCTCCTTCCTCCAGGACCTGCGCGTGGACGCGAAGGGCGAGACGGTGTTCATCGCCGACGTGGCCTTCTGGCGGAAGAGTCCGGGGCTCGTGGTGTACGACGTGACGGCGAAGCGCGCGCGCCGCGTGCTGGACGGGCACGCGTCCGTGCTCCCGCGGGACTACATCATCCGCAATCCCATCAAGGACATGGTGTTCTTCGGCGGGCTCGCCGCGCTGAAGGCGGGCGTGGATGGCATCGCGGTGGACCCGGCGGACGAGTGGGTGTGGTTCGCGGCGATGAACCACGACACCATGCACCGGGTGCGCACGGCGGACCTGCGAGACGCATCCCTCAGTGCCGCGGAGCTGGAGAAGCGCGTGCAGGCCGTGGGGCGCAAGCCGCTCAACGACGGCCTGAGCGCGGACGCGGAGGGCAACGTGCTGATTACCGACGTGGAGCACGGCGCGGTGCTGCGCATGAGTCCGGATGGCCGGCTGGAGACGCTGGTGAAGTCGCCGCGCATCCGCTGGGCGGACGCGCTCAGCCATGGGCCGGACGGCTGGCTGTACGTGGCCGACAGCGCCATCCCTCACCAGATGCTCCAGTCGAAGGCGCACATCGCGGCCAACGCCCCGTACTTCATCTACCGGTTCAAGCCCGGCATCGCCGGCGTGGCGGGGATGTGA
- a CDS encoding App1 family protein, whose translation MADLFPAFYRLAVRVDAHYDALSRRLRQKLGIAPPLRILPYRGYGTAERAVIKARVLEDRHVRPPQQRHTLVGSAIASYKRYMTREIPGAHVAVRWGDKRWEGTTDEEGFLELWVPPPEGVRSGWHMVELELLSPEAEGVPRVAAPVRVAGSSAEYGVISDIDDTVIVTGVTDVLKRAWALFLTEHRVRLPFPGVDAFYEALQRGRGGEADNPIFYVSSSPWNLYEHLDEFLALHHIPTGPLLLRDWGLSSTGFAPGGGHGHKLEKIRGLMETMQRLPFILIGDSGQEDAEHYRTIVREFPGRILCVYIRTVPGHPLRAQELERIGLDIREAGSQLLVVDDTTAAARHAARAGWIQWREVHEVEVHRREDAARGILGSREE comes from the coding sequence ATGGCCGACCTCTTCCCAGCCTTCTACCGCCTCGCCGTCCGCGTGGACGCCCACTACGACGCACTGAGCCGACGGCTGCGCCAGAAGCTGGGAATCGCCCCGCCCCTGCGCATCCTTCCCTACCGGGGCTACGGCACCGCCGAGCGCGCCGTCATCAAGGCCCGCGTCCTGGAGGACCGGCACGTGCGCCCGCCCCAGCAGCGGCACACGCTGGTGGGCAGCGCCATCGCCTCCTACAAGCGCTACATGACGCGCGAAATCCCCGGCGCGCACGTGGCGGTGCGCTGGGGTGACAAGCGCTGGGAGGGCACCACCGACGAGGAGGGCTTCCTGGAGCTGTGGGTGCCGCCGCCGGAGGGGGTGCGCTCGGGCTGGCACATGGTGGAGCTGGAGCTGCTGTCCCCGGAGGCCGAGGGCGTGCCGCGCGTGGCCGCGCCGGTGCGCGTGGCGGGCTCGAGCGCCGAGTACGGCGTCATCAGCGACATCGACGACACCGTCATCGTCACCGGCGTCACCGACGTCCTCAAGCGCGCCTGGGCGCTCTTCCTCACCGAGCACCGCGTGCGCCTGCCCTTCCCCGGCGTGGACGCCTTCTACGAGGCGCTGCAGCGCGGCCGGGGCGGCGAGGCCGACAACCCCATCTTCTACGTCTCCAGCAGCCCCTGGAACCTGTACGAGCACCTGGACGAGTTCCTCGCGCTGCACCACATCCCCACCGGGCCGCTGCTCCTGCGCGACTGGGGCCTGTCCAGCACCGGCTTCGCGCCCGGCGGCGGGCACGGCCACAAGCTGGAGAAGATTCGCGGGCTGATGGAGACGATGCAGCGGCTGCCCTTCATCCTCATCGGCGACAGCGGCCAGGAGGACGCGGAGCACTACCGCACCATCGTCCGCGAGTTCCCCGGCCGCATCCTCTGCGTCTACATCCGCACCGTGCCCGGCCACCCCCTGCGCGCCCAGGAGCTGGAGCGCATCGGCCTGGACATCCGCGAGGCCGGCAGCCAGCTGCTCGTCGTGGACGACACCACCGCGGCGGCCCGCCACGCCGCCCGCGCCGGGTGGATTCAGTGGCGCGAGGTCCACGAGGTGGAGGTCCACCGCCGCGAGGACGCCGCCCGTGGCATCCTCGGCAGCCGCGAGGAATGA
- a CDS encoding DUF6209 family protein, with protein sequence MLRHSSRWFLAAATAFVLVSTAATAQATSSITFQSPSQGWNVFGSSNPLPYGSTAAILYSADRLTACRGDYNGGPGWSIYGYYQLNGGTVQSFWVAGAKPYPTVPAPSITLNQTGNLKVWFQNTSRWGCSAYDSNYGNNFSFTVQ encoded by the coding sequence TTGCTGCGTCATTCCTCCCGCTGGTTCCTCGCCGCCGCCACCGCCTTCGTGCTGGTCAGCACCGCGGCCACGGCCCAGGCCACGTCGAGCATCACCTTCCAGTCGCCGTCGCAGGGCTGGAATGTCTTCGGTTCCTCCAACCCCCTGCCCTACGGCAGCACGGCGGCCATCCTCTACAGCGCCGACCGCCTGACGGCGTGCCGCGGCGACTACAATGGCGGCCCGGGCTGGAGCATCTACGGGTACTACCAGCTCAACGGCGGCACGGTGCAGAGCTTCTGGGTGGCGGGCGCCAAGCCCTACCCCACCGTGCCCGCGCCCTCCATCACGCTCAACCAGACGGGCAACCTGAAGGTGTGGTTCCAGAACACCAGTCGCTGGGGCTGCTCGGCGTACGACTCCAACTACGGCAACAACTTCAGCTTCACCGTGCAGTGA